In the Leishmania infantum JPCM5 genome chromosome 8 genome, GGTGCGTCATCGAGGCCGTCAAAGCTGTGCTCAGCGGTGCAGCTACCAATGCCTTTGCCATAGTTCGCCCGCCTGGCCACCACGCTGGCCCTGCTAACGCCGCTGGCTACTGTCTCTATAAcaacgtcgccgtcgctgcgcgcgcggctcAGGCGGAGCTGGCTGCAGCACAGGCGGAGCACAACCCCGCTGgtgacgcgcagcagccgcgcatcCTTATCTTGGACTGGGATGTCCATCACTGTGACGGCACAGAGAGCATTTTCTACGACGATCCATCTGTGCTGGTCATCTCGCTTCATCAGTATGGCAACGGCCACGGTCACGTGCTACGGAAAGTTTCCTCGGCTGCGGCGAAGAACCCGGCGGAAATCTCCACCCCCAGCAAGGAGGCAATCACCGCTGATGAcctggcagcgctgctttccggcggcgccatcgaaCCACCGCCAGTCTCTGCGCCAGAAGCGTCCCGCCCCGAGGCAGCTTCAGACCCACCACAAGGCTCGACAGAGGGCCGCCGAGTGCGCGCCGCGGTCGACTACAACAGCCTCGCGGCCCAgatagaggaggagggcgacgccGAAATCGCTGCCCTCTTCGGAGTTGATCTGAACGCGGCGTCGACCAGCAGCAGTaactcctcctcggcctcaACCTCGTCATCCGTCAGCGCCGACAGCACAAGCGTTGCAAGGAACGGCACACGCCCTGTACACTACGCAGGcgacaccgtcggcgtctcCTTCGACGAAACACCtcgccagcgcgccaccggcgccgaggaggaggaactCTTTTACCCTGGTACGGGGCACCTCAACCGCGTCGGTGGTGACGCAACGCCTGCGGCGCAGGGGCGCAACATCAACATCCCGTGGCCCACGCACGGCATGGGCGATCTCGAGTACTTGCAGCTTCTCCACGAGGTTGTCCTTCCTGCAGCGCGCGAGTTTCGACCGGAGCTGGTGCTGATCAGCTGCGGCTTTGACAGTGCCAGCGGTGACCTGCTCGGCTCCATGTGCCTTACCCCGTCCGGGTACTACATTATGACACGACTGATGGCGCAGAATTTCCCAAAGCTCGTAGTTGCCCTGGAGGGCGGCTACAACGTCAGGAACGTGGCGCTATGCTCGGAGGCGGTGATGCGTGCGTTgctggagagcagcggctgcccgGGTGATCGACTGCCAAAAAGTCGCATGCTTTGGTGTCAAGCATCGAGTCTCGTTGCGGATATTAAAAGGATGCATGCACCGTACTGGAGCTGCTTTTCCCCGAACatgtgagggggagggggtaggaaGCGCCAGACACTGAATCCACCATGTTCATATCCCATTCCGCACCATGCGAATGAGGTCgacggagcagcggcgccaccgccgcaaaATAAATCACACTAGAtagaaaaaagaaagccatgaggcgcgtgtgcacgacgCCATGCGttgctttctttctctcgaGGTGATAACATCCTTCACGAGTGCGAATCCCCCTTCACGCTGAGCAGGATGTCTAGTGACGCCTCTTTCGTCCAGCATGCATGATGGTGCATggctccaccgcctccccatCTTCCCCCAAGCACACAAGCAAACGTCTCCTGTATGACTACTGGGGGCCTCCGTCGTTGTCTACTGTGGAAGAGGTGCACATTTGCCAGTTCTTCCTCGCATTTGAACGCGTAAAAAGCGTCCCCAATCATAGGCGCCAATCACCTATTTGATGCCTGCCAACGACGCCATGGAGCACGCCTTCCGTATGATGCCCACCACAACACGGCTCTCTTGACGAAGCAGGCGAATGTCTGCTTTGCCGTGGCGCAGGGCTTTGCTGTGGACTGTGTGGAGGCCTTGAACGAGATCGAGCGGGAGGGGCTGGAGAAGTATTACAGAAGAGCGCGGTGGCCGCAACTTCATTTATGTTCCGTGCCTCAACGACAGCGACACCCATGCCAAGGTGCTCACCTCCGTCGTTGGCGCGTGAgttggtgctgcagcgccgctgttgcggGACTCCTTCTTTGTTgaccttctctctcttgccgcAGCCCAACTGCACGGTTTCCATCCATCATCCCACGCGCGCTGACCTCTACACGCGCTGCCTTGTTATATCGAGGCACGCAACGTTTAACGCACGTCACCACATATCGTGACCACTTTCtgtgctctctcttcccccttcttcTGGTGTGTTCGCGTGCGTGGCTGACCGTATCGCCGTACGGTGACGCACCAGCGACAGTGactgccggtgcggcgccggtCGCCTTCTTCACCACATCCCGCGCAGAAAGCCCAGCAAGGCGCAAAGCAGAGCGGATTCCTGGCAGCCCGCAAGATCGAGGGGCGAAACAGAAACCCGCTGCCTTCGCACTTCTCTCTCACGTTCCGTTCcgtcgtgtgcgcctctgcttCGGGTTTAccactctctctcgttctccgcTGATCGTTGGCTACAAGGTTGGCTTTCGACGTGACAGCTTTTGgcccccgctgctgctgcctctcgcCATTTTCGTGTTTTTGCTGCTCTGCTTCCGTCCATGTGCACATATTTCCGCCTTCT is a window encoding:
- a CDS encoding putative histone deacetylase produces the protein MTMPKRQRSDEKAAHHVQLSVESGSRFDAYIRGWMQGTVEQPLLRPSLLPPLTPLPTLAAPSKSGAAQTPATASAATTVGDLSRLCEWTPPSAVMPASRTAVVYDTSMLDHVSPDAGDYERPARLQSTLDHLTVIGLLPCCQRIPARTAKKHELRRVHCRELIDTVDQLDFFMGIQEGRGSVIGQDLFASEHTSRAARMAAGCVIEAVKAVLSGAATNAFAIVRPPGHHAGPANAAGYCLYNNVAVAARAAQAELAAAQAEHNPAGDAQQPRILILDWDVHHCDGTESIFYDDPSVLVISLHQYGNGHGHVLRKVSSAAAKNPAEISTPSKEAITADDLAALLSGGAIEPPPVSAPEASRPEAASDPPQGSTEGRRVRAAVDYNSLAAQIEEEGDAEIAALFGVDLNAASTSSSNSSSASTSSSVSADSTSVARNGTRPVHYAGDTVGVSFDETPRQRATGAEEEELFYPGTGHLNRVGGDATPAAQGRNINIPWPTHGMGDLEYLQLLHEVVLPAAREFRPELVLISCGFDSASGDLLGSMCLTPSGYYIMTRLMAQNFPKLVVALEGGYNVRNVALCSEAVMRALLESSGCPGDRLPKSRMLWCQASSLVADIKRMHAPYWSCFSPNM